One part of the Plasmodium cynomolgi strain B DNA, scaffold: 0093, whole genome shotgun sequence genome encodes these proteins:
- a CDS encoding CYIR protein (putative;~vir-type antigen): MVTIILFFFNFQNDPIVSMTASYYNILNNIPYRYPHSYDQIQCDGVNSKLQYKYRQFGDFCLHLTAILKNYDKIRLVGGNSVKCIFLNLWIYEQIYDMPEVHNEDDRQKIMSEIRNFWSIYPKSSNCVIREELSTKQDFLDNKKLFDYTINYRNIEIHIRNEGHKCTKRVKNYLDEIQEIYKRLKAQPRTEKGYNYYNILEDFEKINQYGELLSKFLCPHTINDADTPSTRDEERVSSAGPSVELMEPSVSTGESVIIGQRISRRESGYPELQGPQHSPEMSEVAEAPLTIALTGGIPFIGVATISYLLYKFTPVGSLLYPRVQKIKNTIQNIIRGRNEVKQDIYNFYPPYMDINRFNIEYQSR, from the exons ATGGTcactattattttatttttttttaattttcagaATGATCCAATTGTTTCGATGACTGCttcttattataatatattaaataatatccCATATAGGTACCCTCATTCATATGATCAAATTCAGTGCGATGGTGTAAATAGTAAATTACAGTATAAATATAGACAATTTGGAGATTTTTGCCTACATCTTACAgcaattttaaagaattatgACAAAATAAGATTGGTTGGAGGTAATTCGGttaaatgcatatttttgaatttgtggatatatgaacaaatatatGACATGCCTGAAGTTCATAATGAAGATGACCGTCAGAAAATCATGAGTGAGATACGCAATTTTTGGTCTATATACCCTAAATCCTCTAATTGTGTTATACGTGAAGAATTATCAACTAAACAGGATTTTcttgataataaaaaactttttgACTATACTATAAATTATCGTAATATTGAGATACATATTAGAAATGAAGGCcacaaatgtacaaaaagAGTTAAGAATTACCTAGATGAAATTcaagaaatatataagaGATTAAAAGCTCAACCTAGAACGGAAAAAGGTTACAAttattacaatatattagaagattttgagaaaattaaCCAATATGGAGAGTTATTATCAAAATTTCTATGTCCACATACAATTAATGATGCAGATACTCCAAGTACAAGAGATGAAGAAAGAGTTTCTTCTGCAGGACCCAGTGTAGAATTAATGGAACCATCAGTATCAACAGGAGAATCGGTGATTATAGGACAACGTATTTCCAGAAGAGAATCAGGATATCCGGAATTACAAGGACCTCAACATTCTCCAGAAATGTCTGAAGTAGCCGAGGCACCTTTAACTATTGCCCTCACAGGTGGTATTCCATTTATAGGGGTTGCAACCATTTCATACCTTTTGTATAAA TTTACCCCAGTTGGATCCTTGTTATATCCACGAGTTCAAAAGATCAAGAACACGATCCAGAATATAATTCGAGGACGAAATGAAGTAAAAcaagatatatataatttttatccccCGTACATGGACATTAATAGGTTTAACATTGAATATCAATCTAGGTAA